GAATGGGTCCACCTTACTACAGTCACCTGACTTGACTGCTCTGTGGGTTCAGTTGCCTCCAGTCAAGGCTCAGAGTTCCTACTGTGCGCTCACCTAACTGGGCAGCCAGAGGCTTCCTGGGATCATTCCTTCTGTgtaaagctcccccccccccacacacacacacaaacactgcaaCCAGTACATTTTACATCTCTTAAGAAAAGTGCATGCCTTCCACCAGAGTACTCTGAGGTCTATACCCCCACCCTGGTTGTTTCCcctttctggaattttcctccCTCTCACATGGAGGCCCTTTTGAGTTGCAGCCTCAGTGCCACCCTCTGGGCTTTCTCTGGCCCTTGAGGTCCTTTGTCATATCCCCTCAACCCCACTCCTGTCAGTTCTTAGTGACATTCTTGCATGTCTCATTACAAGACAGTGCGGTGTTTGGGGCTTGAGAGTGTGGGTTTCCTCCTAATACCCTATCTAGCATAGGCTCTAGGGGAGAAGCGCAGGTCTGGGCCATTCCACTGATTCCCAGACTCCTCTGGTGATGCTCCAGCTTCTGAAAGGGTGACGGACTATGCCCCCTGCTGGCCTCGGAGGGTAAGACAGACTCACTAAAATGCCCAGcttatcccccctcccccccccaaaataaagcttaaaacaaAGAGATTCTGAAGTCTTTCCCGGCTCCAGGCAACAATTTCTTCAGGAGAACCTTATAAGAGCCATGAGTAatactgcacacctttaataccagtactgaggcaggaggatcacaatgaGTTATAGATCAGTTCCAAGGCAGGGTGTGATGGAGCACTGGATGGCAACAGGGTCTTACTGGCTTCCCTAGACGGCCTAGCACACACGTGAATTATCACAGGGCTGCAGCTATGATAACGTGAAGACAGATGCATGGGTGGATGGGAGTGTCAGGATAGaactgactcgaaaaaccaaggCTTCGTGGAAAAGGTTATAGAAGACCAGGTCTCAGTTCATCTAGGGAAGACCCCCACAAATGTTAACTTTACCTCAAGACAACAAAATTACCCAATTTTGCCAGTGAGGCCTAAGCAAAAAAGCTTcctattttacattaaaaaaaaaaaaaacagattattcGATTCCCCGAGGGGgagccaaaaaaaagaaaaaaaaaaacagattaataaTTTTTCACTAAAACCCTCTCggattttggtattttttttttttaatgtacattgtggttttgcctgcatttatgtttgtgtgaggatgccagatcccctagaactggagttagagagttttgaactgccatgtgggtgctgagaaatgaatccaggtcatttggaagagcagtcagtggtcttaactgctgagccatctctctaacccagaATTTGGTATTTTACTGGGCcatacttcaaaaacaaacaatttaaaatccttttcccaattttcttctggaaagaagaatgaaaagttATCTTTCCCCATTTCTAACAGTGACCATCCAGGCCCGAACCCTGGGGTGACTTCTCTCTCTTGGCTAGGGGGATCTGTGTGCAGTGGACTCTCAGAAATGTTTTGAAGGCTTGAAATTATCAAGCCTCAAAGGTTTGGGAAGTGCAGGATGAGATTCTGACTCAGCAGGAGCCCAAGGCGCCTTAGTGTTCTTGGCAGCCAACCAGCCAGCCACGATTATcagaggagctgtgggcctcGTGACACTGACTGGCTCCTTGCTTATTATGTTGGGGTCTAGGTAGTCCCTCACAAGTCCCTGGGAGGTAGCATGCATGACAGAAACTACCTTCTGTCAAAAACCGAACCAAACAGCTCTGCACAGTAAACAGgcagcagaggaaaagaagacaattggggagggggggagcaggTTCATTCCTACCACGTGGAGGACCTGGTGATTCAACTCTGGTCACCAAGCTTTGTTGCAGGCCTTTTACCCATTgatccatcttgccagcccactATTTAATTCTTAACTTTACAGGAAATctttcctgtgctttcttttAGACTTGGTGTATAGtaaatttctcaataaaacaagACATACTGGCTGGgtgtggttcacacctgtaactcctgcaCTTAAGAAGCTGGACAGGAAgactgtgagctcaaggtcagtgtgaaaccctgtctcaaaaaataaaaaagtccatAAAGTAAAGGCACCTAGCCGAGGCGTTCCGTACTTGGTATAAGAAGCAGCATGAGGACAAAGGGGACAGGAACATCCTTTTAGAGGTGAAAAGCCATGGTTTGAATTTTTCATTagtgtgatggcatacacctataACCATCCTGGCACTTGAAGGTAGAAACAGGAAAGTTACTGCAAATTCAAACCCAACCTAGGCAACAGAGACTAACTAAAAAACTGAAACCAAGCCTATTTCATTAGTCTGGATCAAAATGATCATTGCAAAGTTATAAACTGTAAATAGAGCAACCctaaatatgtatgcatgtatctatacactatgcatacatatatgcagcaTGCATGAGTTCCCAGGTCCGCAGAGATCacttagtattcttttttttaaaaaaatatttatttttatgtatacaatattctttctgcatgtatgcctgaaggccagaatagggcaccagacctcattccagatggttgtgagccaccatgtggttgctgggaattgaactcaggacctttggaagagcaggcaatgctcttaaccgctgagccatctcaccagccccgaTCACTTAGTATTCTGCAGGACTTTCTGGGACTGCTATAATTCAGCAGGAATATAAAAGTTAACAAAATCTTATTGCCTGCACCCCCCTTTCCAAAGGGCCAGCTTCAGCTTGAATCCTCTGGCCTCAGTCCTGAGTGctggtgctgggatgacaggcacacaCTGCCACACCTTGCATCCTAGGCTGAGTAAGTTTCCAACAGACTTGTGTACACAAAAatcacaatatatacatacatggcaACTGTTTGGGAGCAGAGGAACACAGCAGATCCCCTTACAACTGTACAACACGCAAAGCTTGAAATATACACAACCTTTAGTGGTCATCACAGCAACAGCCTCCAAAGACACAAGGAGAAAAAACAGAAGTGTGGGAAAACTAAAGTGTGCTTAggactagaacccaggaccatacCCGCACACTCCAGATCCCAGGACAGCACTCGGGTTCTTCATAACGCACAGCTCCATGGCCTATCCGAGACAGACCTGACACCACTGTAGCACACCATCTAGCTCTATTTATGCTGTAACTTGGGTGCAGACAAGGCAAGGAAAACCTGTGTACCAGGTAGTCCTGTTATGTTGTAGGGAACAGGCCAACCCCAAGGTCAGAGAAGTATTTATTAAAGCAGCTGCTGGGGGGCATGGTAAACACACATAAccctaaggcaggaggatctcagatTTCAGGCCAGACTAGGTTCTGAAGGCTAGGCTGTCTCAATACCTGTAACAAAAACTAAGCCAAACTAAAGACCACCTACCTTGCTGTAGATAAAGGAAGTCAAACCCAAAGGGCGTTTCTAGCTTTACTTTGGGGATGAAGAAAAATGTCCTGGGAGTGCTGGCTCTGCCTGGGTTTCTACACTGTTTTAGCCTTTGTCAGGACATCAGGTTAATGGAAGATTTGGGGAAACAGTGTGTCTCACAGGGATAGGTCAGGTTTCAGTTCAATTTGTGGGGTTCTGGGTTCCAAGAGTGATCTTTAGTGCAGAAATGCTTGGTGGCTTCACTCCTGTAACCCAAGCAGCCACTTTTCTCTTAGGGCAACAGGGTCAGACACCCTCCCCCCCAAACCCCTTCTaagtttttgtttaatgtgtttgagtgttttgcctgcatgtatgtctgtgtaccacatccTCACAGTACcaagacaccagaagagggtgctggattccctggagccacagttacagacagttgtggggcACAATGTGGGTTCTGTTCTAaccacagggccatctctccagcccagcttcccCTCCTGTAAGAGCTGGCTACTGTGAAGGACACAAGGTGGTGGCACTAGGTGTAAAAGAAGGAAAGGGCACAGTGCCCACAGCCCACTCAGGTCTGGAATCTCCAAGATTTGGGGCTGAGTTACAGGGAGACTGATCAGTTTTCACTGGCTTCATGGTGCTTTGGGGAGGTGGGCGGAAAGGAGGATTTTACCAAATATAGCAAAGCCTCATCTGTATGCAGGGAGGAGACTGTCAGGATGTCTGAGTCGACGTGTTCCCAGGGTGTACTTTGGGGtctaattatgtttttttatCCAAATCCTGGGACTCTTCAAAGTAAACGTCCATCCCCCTTCCCCACTAAGGGTCCAGACCCAAGCAGTGCACTTTTGCCGAGTAATGGTGGTGCctccctagcactcaggaggcagaggcaggtggatctctgagtttaagggccagcttggtctacagagcaagttccaggacaggctccaaaattacacagagaaaccctgtcttgaaaaaacaaaacaaaaaaaagaagtgtattttttccactttcattttacctaaaacaacagcaaaccaaAGGGTTaactctctctctgtttttaaagacagtcttgttctgtagccttggctggactggaactcactgtgtagactgaGCTGGCCTCGATTCTGAGATCTctgtgcctttgcctctcaagcgctgggatcaaaggcacgcGCCGCTACACCCAGCTGAGCTGCATTTCTGAAAATGGGCTCACCACTCGGCCCACTTGCTTACTTTGTCACGTGACAGCTGTTATTAGCTATCTGACAGCTTAAACCATTTCCTAAGGCTACTGTACACTAGGTCTGTGTGAGGGTTCCATCTTTCCTGTCAACCTGACTGCATTTACAATCACCAGGAAAACACACTTCTGGGGCTGTCTACGACAGAGTAGGTAACACACTGGGCTTCCCACGAGCAAATCTgccagtctttatttattttatcttttaaagtacaACTACTTACGGCAATGCAAGCATGAGTAAAAACTTGCCAATTCTGGAGGCAATTTAACAGACTCTGCTGCTGAGGGCACAGACTGACTTTCAGAGCAGCTGTGCCTTCCAGCATTTCTTGTCTATGTCCTTGTGTGCTGCCTGGGATCACAGCATCTGCAAAataaagagattttaattttggGTTTGCCATTAGAAAAAGAGCAAGCATCCACAACAATGACTGATAAGGAAGACATAGGCACTGTACCCATCTGTCTTCATAGTTTATATGGCTCATGTTTCCTGCTGAGCCATGATTTAGTGGACTTCATGGCTCACTTGTGTGGACTTCctgtttttacattttactcCCCAGACGCAACCAGGTCACCTCCAGCAACATTCTTAGTGGCTCGAGGTTTTGTAGCAGTACTTAAGTGTCTAACAGAAACCACTTAGTCTGTCAAATTATATCCCGTCTGCAAAGCTTCTCTTACTGTTGGTGGATCGACAAAGGCACGGCACAGCCATTGTCACCGTGGCAACAGTACTCAGGACCTATCAGAGGAAAATTGCACATGAAACCGCTGGTTCTCAAGCAGGCATGCCTCGGGGTCCTCCGGAGTATGCTTTTTCTGCAAGTCTGGTGTGCTCTAGGGTATCACCAACCCAGGGCAGGTCCAAGACTACAGACCAGGGAGCATGCCACCGAGTCCTGCTGGCCAGGATCCGGACCCATGTGCTACCAACTAAGAGCACCGACCATGTGCTGAGCTCTCCTAGGGAGCAAGTACAGGTCAAGCAGTATTacggaggagagcagagaaagcaaagcaagaaCTCCACCCAGTGGCTGGCATCACCTGCTCGGGAAATAACCGGCAGAacattctttattatttgtgggcatgtgctggggatggaactcacgATGCCGCTTACACTAGGAAAGCGATCTACTACTGTGTTATATCCTCACACTTCCTGGTCTGTTTCGAAGATCCTGCTATATGGCCCGGGCTGGTTTGGAACCCTTGAGTTCaacagatcctcctgtctcagcctccagggcGGTGGAGGCAATTTGCAAGCAAAGGCCACAGGAGCATCACACCAATTTTCTAGTTCGGGTCAATAAACCTTCCTAACCCTGGTACAAGGGGGTATGCGGTCAGAAGGGTCGCGCAGGCCCCGAAGCCAACTatcgcccctcccccaccccagcacttcACATTCTAAAAACaaggggaggtggctcagcaggtaacggCACTTACCCGGCAAGCCCGAGTTCTCGTCCCTAGACCCCTCGTAAAAGGTAGAAGTAGGGACCTGACTCGCCCACGCTGTGGCAGGTGCATGCACGTATATCATACGTACACATAGTAATTATATTTTCAGGCTAAAAAAATCATTCTAGAGAAGGAATCCCACGCGAAGCAGGGCACGGCTTGGCCGTCCACGTGCACGGCGGGTCCGGACATGAAGCCGAGTTCGAGACTGAAGTCTCGAGCAGGGCCGGACACGCCAGGTTCGAGGCTCACCTCTGCTGGTGAGAAGCGGAGGCCAGCCACTGCTCTGCTCCTTGCCATCGCAGGACCACGGGCCGCGTTACCTTAACAATCGGCCGCCGCCAACGGAACCGGAACCAGCGTCTGGAAGTAACTCCTTCCCGGCGTGCCGCGGGCGTCAGAAGCCACGCCCAGCGCCGGTCCGGCCGTCCTGGGGTATCCCGGCAGGCCTCGACCGCCCTCGTGAGGAAAGTTGACTTCCTGCGCTCGTTGCCCTTCAGGCCTTCTGTGTGACCCTGATGGACGTCCAGTTTGTCCAATCAACACGCAAAGCGGCCGTCCGCGCTCACTAGCTAGCCTGTAGGACGCGGCTTCCAGAGAAGGGCCACCGTCACGATGTAGGCGATATGATTGGTGGAATCGAGCCAGCATTGTCCAATCACGAGGCTCATTCCTGAATCTGTCCAATGAGCGCCTCCGGGGGGCCGGTCGGGCCCCTGGACCACCGTCAGCCCCGGGTTGGCCGCAGAGGCTGTGGGTAGCGAGCGGGCATGAGCGCGTCCGTGAGCCGGGCGGCGGCGGCTCTGCTGCGCTGGGGGCGCGGCGCGGTCGGCGGCGGCCGCCTGCCAGGGGTCGGCGTGCGGGCGGCGAGCTCGGGTGGCCAGGCGGAGCAGCTGGACGCGCTGGTGAAGAAGGACAAGGTGGTGGTGTTCCTCAAGGGGACGCCCGAGCAGCCCCAGTGCGGCTTCAGCAACGCCGTGGTGCAGATCCTGCGACTGCACGGCGTCCGCGACTACGCGGCCTACAACGTGCTGGACGACCCGGAGCTGCGGCAAGGTCAGGCCCGTGGGATCCAGCGGCGTGGGTTGAGCAGATCTCTAGAGGAGTGGGGCTTCGCCTCGCCCTCGCCTCGGGGCGAGCTGTCTCGGGCTGCGTCGGTGGAGGGTGATCAGTAGCGTGACCCAGCGGGTCAGCTCGGCAGTAGCTTGCTGAGCGGGGCTCGCAGCGAGTACCCGCGACTTGGCACACTGGGGATACTTTGAGGGTCTTGGAAACCGGCGGCCTACTTGATAGGTGAGGCACTGGtacttgggggtgggggcggcTGGGGGGAGAGGGTTCAGGCTTGCCCTTGTGTGCCTGAGGTCAAAGACTGGCCTCTCATATTTAAGGCCCCGAGTGTCAGGGACTGTCTTCTTGCTGCACAGAGGGTTGCGCCATAGTCCAGCTGGACTCACGTTGGGATcctatttgggggggggggagcacgaACTTTGGTTTTTTAGATACCATAGCGTTGTGTGAAGACTGGGGCTTGGGAAAGGCTCAGCGGGAAGAGGAAGCCACAGTGACTTCAGACCCCAACCTGATTAACAACCGCCTTTGTACAGAACAGCCAGACCTGTGGCTTTTCACTCACTGACCCTGAGGCCAAGAAACTGGGTCCTCATGCGTACTGGAATCAGGGAAGCCTGCTCCCTAGTTCCAGGGCCG
The Microtus ochrogaster isolate Prairie Vole_2 chromosome 1, MicOch1.0, whole genome shotgun sequence DNA segment above includes these coding regions:
- the Glrx5 gene encoding glutaredoxin-related protein 5, mitochondrial → MSASVSRAAAALLRWGRGAVGGGRLPGVGVRAASSGGQAEQLDALVKKDKVVVFLKGTPEQPQCGFSNAVVQILRLHGVRDYAAYNVLDDPELRQGIKDYSNWPTIPQVYLNGEFVGGCDILLQMHQNGDLVEELKKLGIRSALIDEKNEDSK